In Mixophyes fleayi isolate aMixFle1 chromosome 4, aMixFle1.hap1, whole genome shotgun sequence, the following proteins share a genomic window:
- the LOC142150470 gene encoding olfactory receptor 1468-like, translating to MYETNVTIITMIHLQGFQIPQSITYFLFFLLFIIYCMTICGNLLIITLVSYSKNLHSPMYIFLTQLAVSDILLATDILPNMVHSILVKVKRMSFTVCITQFYFFSVAETSECILLTVMSYDRYLAICKPLHYSSIVNTHICLKMVIVTWILSASVVLIQTLTITTLQFCGPNIIDHFFCDLAPLLELSCSDTTLVQLEVTVLGSLIVVIPFLIIIISYVYIIVTILQIPSVTGRKKAFSTCSSHLAVVSLYYGSLVCVYLVPTRRQSWNISKVLSLLYTVVTPLMNPVIYSLRNKDLKKAVEQMINDFYKIYLNVF from the coding sequence ATGTATGAAACAAATGTGACCATCATCACCATGATCCATCTTCAGGGATTTCAGATTCCTCAAAGTATAACATatttcctcttctttctcctctttattatttactgtatgACAATATGTGGGAACCTCCTGATCATCACTCTGGTGTCCTACAGCAAGAACCTCCACTCTCCCATGTACATCTTCCTCACACAACTCGCTGTATCAGACATCTTACTGGCAACAGATATTCTTCCTAATATGGTTCATTCTATTTTGGTTAAAGTCAAAAGAATGTCATTTACTGTCTGTATCACTCAGTTTTATTTCTTCAGTGTCGCAGAAACCTCAGAGTGTATTCTTCTTACAGTGATGAGTTATGACAGATATTTGGCCATCTGTAAACCACTGCACTACTCTTCTATAGTGAATACTCACATATGCCTTAAAATGGTTATTGTAACTTGGATATTGAGTGCTTCAGTAGTGTTAATCCAAACTCTAACTATAACCACTTTACAGTTTTGTGGACCAAATATCATTGACCACTTTTTCTGTGATCTTGCTCCACTACTAGAGCTTTCTTGCTCAGATACCACCTTAGTTCAGTTAGAAGTTACCGTGTTGGGTTCTCTGATTGTTGTGATTCCATTCCTGATCATCATTATATCATATGTTTATATTATAGTTACCATTCTACAGATCCCATCTGTTACTGGAAGAAAAAAAGCTTTCTCCACCTGCAGCTCCCACCTAGCTGTGGTGTCTCTGTATTATGGAAGCCTAGTTTGTGTTTATTTGGTTCCAACCAGAAGACAATCATGGAACATTAGCAAAGTTCTATCCCTGTTGTACACTGTGGTCACCCCATTGATGAATCCGGTTATATACAGTCTGAGAAATAAAGATTTAAAGAAAGCAGTTGAACAAATGATCAATGACTTTTATAAAatctatttaaatgtattttaa